In Leopardus geoffroyi isolate Oge1 chromosome B4, O.geoffroyi_Oge1_pat1.0, whole genome shotgun sequence, the DNA window TTATCTGTCCAGAGGCTCTTCGGAAGAAAGACAGTGGCCGGCATAAGCCCTGCCTGCCTGGCGGGGCAGGGGGATCCGGCCTTAGGAGGCTCCAGGTGTATGGGCGTGGAGGTGAGCGAGGGGAGGGGACCGGTGATCCTGGCCACCCCTAAGGCCCGTCCGAGGGTGCGTGGCCCAGCACTGCAGGATCCTGAGCGCCAGTAGCTTGATAGGGCGCCCCCAGGGGCTGTCTGCGGCCAGACAGACTGAGGGCCTAGGAAGGGGGAGCTTTCGTATGTGACTAAGGCACAGAAGAGATGGGCCCAGGGGCCAGCCGAGGCAGGACACCAGGCCCTGTGTGGATACGGCGCCAGGAAGAGGAGTCTGGGGTTACCATTCCCACTTCCCAGCTCCCTGCTGCATGCCCCAtccttctgtcctccctcccacagGACCGTGTTCCTCCAGAAGCTGGTCTGAGATGTGGACACTCAGACCCTTCCCCTGAGGTGGGAAGGAGAAGCCCTAGGGAGAGGCCAGGACCCCGTGGAGGTTCTCACTGCTCAGCCCGCGAAGGAGGGTTGGGAGCCGCCGACGCTTTGAGCAGCCGGGAAGCAAGGGCCCTGCCCAAAATGCTCTCAAGAAGACAGACCCCAAGGACAGTTGGGCTGCTGGCTGCCCTCCGCAGGCCAGGAGGAAGGGGCACGAGGCAGGCAGGAGGGGCCGCCACGGAGAGGACACCCAGGGGCCCAGAGACCCCTGCTTGGAGAGGTCTCGTCAACAGAGGAGGGGCCCAGATGCACCTGAGCGCCCTTCTGACGTGGGCCACGCGGCTCTTGGTGTCGCTCTGGTCCTTGCAGCATGCCAGGCAGGCCCTGGGTCAGGAGAGGCCACCGGGAGCATCTgggttccctcctccccctcctgcccgaGGTGAGGCTAATCTAGCAAGGACAgagggcacaggggagggagcaggcaggAAAGAGCCCAGGTCAGAGTATTGCACGGTGttgggggcagggctggaagTCTCGCGGGGGAGCGTGTGACCCGCGTCGGGGCTGAGAGGGCTGCGGCTGCCGGTCCACCATGGCCACATGGCAGGACGCGCCACGGGGGCACGGGAGTCGCTCCTCGCATCCTCTGTCCTTCGCCCAGCAGCGCGGGGGTGGCCTTGTATAAATATTCCTGAAGGCTCGTCGTGAGCCTGGGCTGTCCCCCGGGCAGACAGCTTCTGGCTGTTCTTTTGGAAGCGACATGTGAGTGTTTCTGGTCCAATAAATTAACGGGCGACACCAAAGCTGTGCCAGCCTGCCTCCCGGCCCGGGCGTGAGGCCGGAGGGGAGCACAGCCTGCCCTGAGCCGAGGCGCCAGTCCTCCCCACCAGCAGCCGCGCCTAGAACTCGTCGTCAGAGCTAAGCAGGAGAGTCTTCTCGTTGTCGCGGGCGCCACTGAGGCTGTGGGAGCGGGAGAGGCCGTGGGCGCCGCCGCGCCAGGCGGGCCCGGGCTCCAGGGTGGACTGCTGGGTGTACTGCTGGTAGGCCGGCGAGAAGTTGTGGATGGCGTCCTGCACGATGTCGTGCGGGTTCATGGTCTCCTTGAGGCTGCTAGAGATGCTCTTCATGGGGGCGCAGCGGCCTGCAGGGTGGGAGcccagaggcaggggtgaggggctggggcagcaggAGGCCCCTGGTCCGGGGACTGACCCCCACCCCAAGGCTCTGTCACCCAACCCGCCCCCTCCTGCAGCAGAGAACGGGGTCCCGGACACAAGGAGGCACAGGCAAAGGAATGGCTCTCTGGCCAGGGCACAGAGTGGGCGCTGAGCTAAGCGGCCACCGGAGGCTCGTGAGCCCGGCTGGCGGGAAGGGACCCAGGGTGGAGAATGGCATCCGGCAGACGAGGAGCCTGGCGTGCCCCCGGGAGGCCGgcgtgctgggggaggggcccagctCCACTCTGGGACGGGCACCGGAGTCTGCCTGACCAGCTCTGTCAGGGCAGGCGGCCAGGGGCCCGGGCCCACAGAGGGGCTGACGTAAATCTTCACCGGCTCCCCTCCGAGAGGGCGGAAGCCGCCAGCCCTGACGTGCTTCCTCCCGACTCCCTCTCTAAGGAACCGTCCCCGTGAATTAAGGGGGGGAGAACTGGCCCAGGCCATAAAACCTAGAGGTAAGGGATAAGCCCGGGTCTCAAAATTCAAATTTGGCATGCTCTTTCCACCTTCACGTTCTCGGCCACAGATTTCCCATTCGCAAGCCCCCGGAACCCGGCAGGGCACATTCCGGAACAATGAGAGACCAGAGTGGAACAGGCAAACTCTACAGAGCGCAGCCCTCGGCAGGCAGGTGCTCTGAGCTCTGCTGCCCAGGGGGTGCCTGTCggggagacagggacacagagaaggggCTAGGGGGAGAGGCATGCTGGTGACAGTGACCAGGACTGACGTGCAGGACAGACGCGTAGACCGAGAGCAGAACCTACCGTAAGGGCCGTATGTTGGTACTGCCCGCGGCCAAACCCGGGGCAAAAGCAGggcggagaggggaggggagggggagagaagccagagaaatAGAGAAGACAAGAGACACGGCTGAGTCACACCGTCTGCCCACCACCGAGGCCGGCACACCGAACCATGCGCCCTTCCCGCCTCCCCGCCAGGCCCCACCTAGCACCCGGGCAGCCCCGGCTGCCCCCTGGAGCCTGGCACCTGGCAGGGCATGTCTCCCAGGGATGACTCCTCCCACAGGGCTCGCGCTTccggtggggggtggcgggggtgggggggtgcttaCTTGTGCAAAACCCGCAGTCGAGGCGGCTTTAGACCCAAGCCTGATTGGAGGACTGAGGGGTTAGCGAGTGGGCAACAGGCCCCGGCCCAGCACAGAGGTGGGGTCCTGCCTTTCCCCGGTAGGGCTGGCCTGGGGTCTTTGCTAGAGCCGGATTTCTAGCCACGCTCCTTTTCGCTGGGGTGGATGTCTGGGAGCAGTGGGTGGGAAGAGGGCCACGGCAGAGCCACCACGTGGGCCTTTTAAACCTCAAGGGTCCAGAAAGGGTTCTCTGCTATggccccaggctccaggcacaATGCTGACTTTCCTAAGGGCACAGGCTCTTTCGGGACCAAGTCCAAGGGACATCGCTCTCAACACTGGGTGGGTGTTTGCCAGGTCCTTCCGGGGGGGGCCCAGCGGGAAGCGGGTGGGACACCAGCTGGCAGCAGTGGGGCACGgccagcacagcgcctggcaccgAGCAGGGGTGCCTACAGCCCTCGGCCGGCAAGCGTGCTGGGAGAACACGGTCGGGCGCACAAGAGTTGAGCGACCCGGTGTGCGGTTCAGTCCACAGGCATCTAGCGGGTCTCTCTCCAgccaggaagaaggggagggggccgAGGGGCTCTGCtgccgccctccccacccccactcccggGGCCTGTGGTGGGCCTGGGTGCTAGGCCTGGGGACGTGGGGTTCTCTCCTCCAGCCACATGGAAGGGAGCCGCCCAGCAGCCCAACCTCCGGGTGGACGTGTTAGACCAGGAGCTTCCCCTCCCCAGACCCGCAGAAGTCATTTCAGGCGAGCCCGgcctcctcttcccaccccccttgGCCATCCCCCCTCCGCCCAGCGGCAGCCAGAGGCAGGTCCCCTgaccccaggccccagggggCTTGGGAAGCACCCCCTACCGCCAGGCCCAGACCACTTAATATTGCAGGATCTCGGAGGGTGGGCTCACACATGGGATTCTGAAAGGGTCTCCGGGGCATTCGAATGCACAACGGCGGGTGCCAACCTCTTCTAACAAAGAGGAAGATGGGCAGGTGTAAAAAGAAAGCTGTTAAAATCGATTACCATCTGAGCGTGTTTCTTAGAAGTAAACCGGGCTAAAAAGAACTTTAGAGAGGAGGCAATTACAGCACAGAACGCAAAGCCGCGTTTGGCGTGAGGAGCCCCGAGGAACTTGTCTATTCTAGGGTCTCCACCCTGGCCTTCCCGTGGGGATATTGTGCTGTAGCATCTCGGGGGTCTCCATACTCCAGGCCTGCTGCAAGAGACAGGTGGGTCTCCAGCTTCCAGGACATCCCTGCGACCttgtgttgggggcggggggtggggtggagagccTCGACCTGTGTCCCCTCTCCCACAAGTAAGCTGGAGACGCCTGACCTGTCACCACCTGTCAGAcactggggggcaggaggggccctggggcagggccgGGGAAGGCTTCTCCCGCCGGGGAGTCATCTCCAGGACCCTGGCTCATACCTTGCGCATCCAGCCTCTTGTCAGCATAGACCTTGTAGGTGAAGGCGTGCCGCAGGGCGAGAGCCGCAAAGAACATCTCCACACAGATGATGAAATCCTGGTAGCCGGCGGCCACGGTGCCCTCGCCCACAGACACGCGGGCCGAGTGGATCTTGGGGATGGCCCCACACTTCTCTAGGATGGCCAGGAGCATGCCTGGAAGGGGAAGCATGGGCATGTGGCCCTAGACTGGACCCCTCTTCTggtccccccttcctccctggagCACTGCCCGAATGTCACTCCCGCCAGGAAGGATGACAGCCGGGGTCCACGGTTGCTCCCCCCTGGGTCAGGGATGCCAACACCAAGCTGAGGCCTCAGGAAACCCCACTCTATTGGCTACTTGCTGGCCACCAACACTGAGATGTCACCAGTTACATGGGGTTCCCTGGGTCCCCCATCCATGAAGTGGCCCCACCGAAGGTCCCCCATGGCCAGGAGGTGCCCAGTGGACAGAGAccctctgggctccaggctgggatCATCCAGGGACAGCACAGGCCCCATGGGCACTGGGAcaaagagcaggaggaggggacaTATCTTAGGGGACAGGGCAGCATGGGCTGGCCTCACAGGGACTGGGAAGAGGCTCACCTtgccagaaggagagaaagatgacGGACTTGACCATGAAGAACTTGAGGACAGGGCTGTAGGGGCTAAGCAGGTCCCGGGTGGcaaagtagaagaggaagagggCGTACAGAGCTAGGCTGACGGAGATGTTGTAGATGATGGTCACGTAGAGGTAGCCGCTGGTGACACTGTGGGGAACACGGAGTGTTCTCTGGCTTGGACAGAGCTTTCTGAGGGACAaggggtctccctccctcctctaccCCTCCAGTATGCCAAACCCCACGGCTCTCAGCAGTGGCCCCCAAGCTGTGCCCCACGAGCCACTGAGAAAGGGCTCAAAGCGACCAAAACATCAGGGGGCGGAGGAGGGGAGGCGTCCAAGGGTGTGCACCCGGGGTGCAGCCGGCCCTGCCGCCTCTGCTTTGCTCACAGGTGTGTCCAGGCTGCAGGCCTGCGGCTCTGGTGCCCAGGCTCCTGGTGGGGACACCAACACGGAAGCCAACAGCAccagggttgggggcgggggttcGTCCCGACGGTCAGGCAACAGGCGTCAGAGTGACACAGAGTTCggctttgctcttttctcttgaGCCAAGTCACGtccccctctgagcctcagtctgctCACCTGCCCCGGTGGGGCCATCACGCGGGGTACAGCGGGTCTGCACAAAGCGCCTGCAAGCACAGGGCCTGGGTACGCGGGCACCGTCACTAACCCGCAAAACGGAATGAAATCCGCGTGGGAGAAGTCTTCTACCCGGGGACTCATGACAGGCCTCTCAGGGCTCGGACCTTCTTGCTCCCTGCCTTGGGGGTGGTCGCTGTCCCTTCTTGACCCACCCCTGGGGCACCACTCTGTAGGCCGTCCGTGAAGGGGATGTGTGCGGAGGGCTGGCTCCTGGGCTGCAGGCGGGGCCGGGCGTGATGGCTGTCACTGCCAGGCTTGGGCCTTGCAACTCGGGGGTGCAGGGAGGCGTGAGGAGGGCCGCGCTGTGCTTGGCCTCCCCTCTAAGGAAGGTCATGGGCATGCAGCCAGTCTACAACCGCTCCCTTCCCTGAGGCAGGGCATCAGCCTCTGGGCAGGCCCACCCACTCCTGCACCCACACTCCTCCCCCCACCGACGCCCCTCAGGGGGACCCGCTGCTTACTCAAAGTCACCATCCCGGTACTTGCCGAAGGCCTGGAGGACCACGGTGCTGACAGCCATGAGTGGCTTCACCACGCAGAACTGCAGGGTGGCCTGTTGGGGGAGAAGGTCAAGAGTTGAGGATGAGTGAAGGAACTGTGTGACAAGCACTCCTCCGGCCAGCTCGGCCTGTGCTGgatgctggggggcggggtgggggggccccaTGTCCTGCCCCAAGGGGACTGCCTTCTGGAAGAGGAGACAGATTCTATGGGGGTCAGCAAGGCAGTTGTGCgagcggaaggaaggaaggaagggagggagggagggaggacagccaCTGGAGGGGCGTAGAAGCACAGAAGAGCCCATCAGCAGAGAGGGCTCCTCAGAAAAGGGGTCAGAAGGAACGTGCCAGAGAGACGAGGACAGCAGAGCACGCAGCTCCTATAGAGACGGAGAGGCCGAGAGCAGACACAGGCAAGCAGGTAGATGCTGGTGATGAACAGCGGGCAGAAAGGGGGCCAGGGTCCCACTCGAGGCCTCCTCATCCACCCCCGGGTCTGGCTCCTGGCCCCATGCTGGTTTATGCCGAGCTGGGGGTctccctggggctggaggggaccTCCAGGAGCACAACAAAGGGACCAGCCCAAAGCACAAGGTCTGGAGTCCCGAATCCAAGTCTGAATCCTGGCCTCGCTACCATCTGGGGAAGCTCAAGTGAGCGGTCACTTAGCCTCTGAGCGGCCACTTCACTGGTAAACGGATGTAACCAGCGCCACGTCGCAGGGCTGAAGGACACAGCAGCGTCTTCTGGGAgctctccccactctctgtgtTCAATAAAGGCCTCCACTGATCTGCTAGGCCACTGGCAGAATTCCTAAACCGGGTCCTCCCAGGGCCCTACAGAGGTTCCAGTAAACTCCAGGACAACCCAGGGGGCCCATAAAACCACCAAAATCACCAATCTTTTGAAATCAATAAACCTAAGGCCAAACCACAAGGCCCCTTCGGTAGAGGTGGGAGCAGCTTTAAAAGGATAAGCCAGGGGCacctagggtggctcagttggttaagtgtccacctttggctcaggtcatgatctcaccgtttgtgagtctgagccccacattgggctcgctgcttgtcagtgcagagcctgcttcggaccccctgcccccctctctctgccccgcgccccccccgcccccccccgcccgctctctctctcccaaaaataaacattaaaaaaaaaaaaaaaaaaaaaaaaggagaagccaGTGTGGCTCGAAGCCAGGCAAGGACCCTGGGGCAGGGACAGTAACTTGTTGAACCCAAAGTTTCTGCCCCGTCGGGGACCTGAGTGCAGTTTGTGGGGAGTCccgggggaagggggagggttgAGCTGTGGGGAAGCACGTGTGACGGGGACAGAGGTGCGATGCTGCCACCAGCCAACCCTCACACCTTGAGGGAGCAGGACCAGCACGTTCggggaagaggaaagagcagCAGTCTGTGCCCAGGGAGAATTAAGAGCCCGCCAACAGGCCGGTGCCGTCCTGGTCagctggggaaaccaaggcacggAGAAGCTGAAGGGGCAGAAGAGGCCGCAGAGCCTTCGCTCAACCACACCCCTGGATCGGGTCCGAAATCAGTCAGTGGTTCCCAGCCAGGCTGGACATCAGAACCACCCGCGGAGCTATAAACACATTCCGGGCCCGGAGCTCCCTAACAGACCTTCTCTgtcaggctggggtgggggtggctggccAGAGAGTCTCTACCCTGAACCGGCTCTCCAGGAGATTCAGATACTGGGCGCTGGCCCTGCGTTTCTCGGGAGGAAACTTTCTCCCAAGCGAAAGGGGTGCTGTTTTTATCCTCTTTCCTCTTACGACCTCTCCCTGCCACCTCCAGGAAAGTCAGCAGGACGACCCGAACCCACAGGGCTGGGGAATCATTTATAACAAGGCTACGCAAGCTAGCGATCATGGGATCAAAACTTTGTACACAATACACTCATCAAAGAAGGCAGTGAGTCACAGCTGGGCCCTGGGCGGCTGGAAGGCTGGTAAACAATGGCTCTGAAAGGCCCCACCCACCGTGACCCCAGGACAGTTTTAACTCTTGCCCTCCGGGCCCAGGAGGGAGACTGGGGATCTAGAACACCCAAGGGAAGGCAGAGCTGGAAGCAGCAGTGTAGACCTGGTACGTCCAGGTAGGTGCTTTTGTGGGTATGTCCACACTGcaggcagcccccgcccccacccgccctgCACAGAGCTGAGCGGAAAGGCCAGCCCTCTGGTGGCCACAGTGATCAGCTGTGGTTTTCATCTCCCCTTGCGACTACTCTCTAGGCGGCGCTGGAGGGGCTGGCAGAGGTCTTGGCACCAAAGGGGAGACTAAATTGAGGTCATACTGGCGAGGTGTGGCACCTCTCCGAACAAGAGACAGCGGGCTCCGTGCCAGTCTGTGTCGCTTGCTTTGTACCCACCGCCGCACCTGTTCCTTCAACCACCCCTCAAGAAGTATCATCATGCCTATTTCACAGAAGGAGAAGCTAGCTaagtaaggctcagagaggttacataacttagccaaggtcacacagtcaagAGGAAAAGCTGAAAATCAAACTCAGATGGGCAGACACCCAGGCCCATGCACTCAACCACAACACCACACTGCCTCCGCCCAGGCTACTCGAGACCACAGGGAAGGCAGCCGAGGAAACCGGAAGCTGGTGGTCTGCCAACGGAGACATGGGGAACAGACCAGAGACTGCACAGGCCCGTCTTGGCATGTGTCTTTCACGCAGAAGCCCTCCTGGCCTCCAGCCGCAGCTGAGGAGAGGTTTCAAACTGAGATTCTAGAATCCCCACGCGCTTTCCGATTCCCCCCCAGCCACCGAGACTTGGTCCAAGTGAGCAAAAGGATGGGACCGCTTCGCGCCCCCCCACGGCCGTTCCAGACATCTTCAGGACACCCGCCGCTGCCCCCTGGAGCACACCCTGCGAACGCGCGTGCATTCCTGCCAGCGTGGGGAGTGGGTGCCGGGGCTGGGAGGTGGCGGCCCCACAAGTGGGTCCCCAGGGCCCTACGTCCGCCTCTGCCACTTGACAACCCGGGGCTCCCGGTCCCTGGCCGGTAACCCTTGCCCGGGGCGGCCGCGGGGGCACCCACCTGCTTGCAGAACCGCAGGAATCCGATGGAGTAAGTCTTTCCCCAGAGGCAGCATGTGCCATACACACAGCTGGACCTGGAAGAGACAGGCGGAGAAGGGGGTTGGCGGGCAGGCAGCCAGGACTCAGGAatggtggggctggggaaggccGCCCTCCCTCACATACACACGAGTCCGGGTGGAGGGGACGGGGCTGGGAACGGGGCACAGAGCCCAGGCCGAGCACacggagagacaaagggaggtgTGTGCGCCTGCGGGAGGGCTCGAGGGAGCGGGGCTACGCTGGCCGGGGCGGCAACAAACCAAGGTAAAAAGCAGTGAAGGGAAAAACCGCCAGAGGGAAAAACAGGCAGACGGGAAGggacgggaagagagagagagagagaggccctcctcccccaggttCCAGTGAACAGTGTGGCTCAGGAAGTGTGGCGGGGCACCTCAAAGCCAGGTCGAGGGCAGAGGCGGTCCGTGCGTCCAGCTGACGCCAGGACAGGCCCAGGAAACGGGGTGCTGTGGGGGGCTCCAGGGAGACTTCATACTCACTCGATGGGCTTCCCTCTGATCTCTGACATGATGGAACTTTCTCCCCCGAGGTACTCATAGCACAGGCTCAGGAAATTATAGATGACCAAGGCTGTGAAAAGCGTCCAGAGAAAACCACTCAAATCAACAGGATGGGTAAACAGATAGTGGAATTCTAAACAGCCGCGGAGACGAAAGCGCCCCAGTCAGGGGCAGCAAGGCCGCAGGGACGTGAGGACCCACACAGGGATTCCATTTGTGACCGAGATCAGGCAACGCTAAGTCACGTTGTTTCGGGCCGCGCACATGACGCTGCTGATCGTACCAGAAACACAGGGAGGCAATCGGCACAAAGTTCCGGATTGTGTGGGGACGCCGCAGGAGCGGGAGACCAGGACGGGCTGACAGGGCTGGTGGGAGCCAGCCACGGGCA includes these proteins:
- the TMEM184B gene encoding transmembrane protein 184B isoform X2, with product MTVRGAALAPDPVSPTTVAASPSVSVTPEGSPTAMEQPVFLMTTAAQAISGFFVWTALLITCHQIYMHLRCYSCPNEQRYIVRILFIVPIYAFDSWLSLLFFTNDQYYVYFGTVRDCYEALVIYNFLSLCYEYLGGESSIMSEIRGKPIESSCVYGTCCLWGKTYSIGFLRFCKQATLQFCVVKPLMAVSTVVLQAFGKYRDGDFDVTSGYLYVTIIYNISVSLALYALFLFYFATRDLLSPYSPVLKFFMVKSVIFLSFWQGMLLAILEKCGAIPKIHSARVSVGEGTVAAGYQDFIICVEMFFAALALRHAFTYKVYADKRLDAQGRCAPMKSISSSLKETMNPHDIVQDAIHNFSPAYQQYTQQSTLEPGPAWRGGAHGLSRSHSLSGARDNEKTLLLSSDDEF
- the TMEM184B gene encoding transmembrane protein 184B isoform X1, whose product is MTVRGAALAPDPVSPTTVAASPSVSVTPEGSPTAMEQPVFLMTTAAQAISGFFVWTALLITCHQIYMHLRCYSCPNEQRYIVRILFIVPIYAFDSWLSLLFFTNDQYYVYFGTVRDCYEALVIYNFLSLCYEYLGGESSIMSEIRGKPIESSCVYGTCCLWGKTYSIGFLRFCKQATLQFCVVKPLMAVSTVVLQAFGKYRDGDFDVTSGYLYVTIIYNISVSLALYALFLFYFATRDLLSPYSPVLKFFMVKSVIFLSFWQGMLLAILEKCGAIPKIHSARVSVGEGTVAAGYQDFIICVEMFFAALALRHAFTYKVYADKRLDAQVPTYGPYGRCAPMKSISSSLKETMNPHDIVQDAIHNFSPAYQQYTQQSTLEPGPAWRGGAHGLSRSHSLSGARDNEKTLLLSSDDEF